A window from Balearica regulorum gibbericeps isolate bBalReg1 chromosome 1, bBalReg1.pri, whole genome shotgun sequence encodes these proteins:
- the RFXAP gene encoding regulatory factor X-associated protein, which produces MQPCGGEEVGAAAAGGVLPPPGSGGLMLFYELGGPGDGEAEAGEEAEAVGGESTASPEELEEEEAATAAAAAAGTSSGEAAAGGGCKSCTYQGCSETTTQVVKQRKPWMCKRHRNKIYKDKYKRKKSDQALGGGGAAAAGGGPRAEDSVEGSVSVTKQRTGSIGDRPARPTLLEQVLNKKRLSLLRSPEVVQFLQKQQQLLSQQALEQRQQQFQGAPG; this is translated from the exons ATGCAGCCGTGCGGCGGCGAGGAGGttggggcggcggcggcggggggagtGCTGCCGCCCCCCGGTAGCGGCGGCCTCATGTTATTCTACGAGCTGGGGGGTCCCGGTGACGGCGAGGCCGAGGCGGGGGAGGAGGCCGAGGCTGTGGGCGGCGAGAGCACGGCCAGTCCGGAGGAgctagaggaggaggaggcggcgacggcggcagcggcagcggcggggacTTCGAGCGGCGaagcggcggcgggcggcggctgCAAGAGCTGCACCTACCAGGGCTGCAGCGAGACCACCACGCAGGTGGTGAAGCAGCGCAAGCCCTGGATGTGCAAGCGCCACCGCAACAAGATTTACAAGGACAAATACAAGCGCAAGAAGAGCGACCAGGCCCtgggaggcggcggggcggccgccgcGGGGGGCGGCCCGCGGGCTGAG GATAGTGTTGAAGGTTCAGTTTCTGTTACAAAACAGAGAACAGGATCCATTGGAGATCGCCCAGCAAGACCTACTCTTTTAGAACAAGTATTGAATAAAAAGAGGCTG TCCCTGCTCAGAAGTCCAGAAGTAGTGCAGTTtctacagaaacagcagcaactgTTAAGTCAGCAGGCTTTGGAACAAAGACAGCAACAGTTTCAAGGAGCACCTGGGTAA